Within the Prochlorococcus sp. MIT 1300 genome, the region TCTGAGGATGAGAAAGTTAGTTGGTTGATGGAGGAGCTGCAAACTCGAAGGCCATTAATACCTTCAGCTGTTGATTGGTCTCCAAGTACTTCTGAGACAGTTGCAGTTTTTAGAATGTTGCATCGATTGCAGGAGGAATTTGGGAGTCGGATTTGCGGAACTTATGTGATTTCAATGAGTCACACAGTTTCAGATCTTTTGGAAGTTCTTTTATTGGCTAAAGAGGCAGGCTTGGTGGACCCTTCAGCAGGAAATGCTGATTTATTAGTTGTTCCTCTGTTCGAAACTGTTGAAGACCTTCAAAGAGCTCCTTCAGTGATGGAAGAGCTCTTTAAGACTGATATATATCGAAATTTGCTCCCTCGAGTTGGTCAGCAAGTACAACCCCTTCAGGAATTAATGCTTGGGTATTCAGATAGTAATAAAGATTCTGGTTTTCTTTCTAGTAACTGGGAGATTCATCAAGCACAAATTGCTTTACAAGATCTTGCTTCTCGACAAGGTGTGGTTCTTAGACTTTTTCATGGTAGAGGTGGCTCTGTGGGTAGAGGTGGTGGACCAGCATATCAAGCAATTTTGGCTCAACCAAGTGGGACATTGCAAGGTCGAATAAAAATCACTGAGCAGGGTGAAGTGCTTGCTTCTAAATATAGTTTGCCGGAGTTGGCTTTATATAATTTGGAAACTGTGACTACTGCTGTTTTACAAAATAGCCTTGTAAAGAACCAACTTGATGCAACTCCAAGTTGGAATGACCTTATGACCAGATTGGCCGCACGTTCTCGTGAACATTATCGTGCGTTAGTTCATGATAATCCTGACTTGGTAGCTTTTTTCCAGGAGGTCACTCCTATTGAAGAAATCAGTAAGTTACAGATTTCTAGCCGACCCGCGAGGAGAAAGAGTGGAGCTAAAGATCTTTCTAGTTTAAGAGCTATCCCATGGGTATTTGGATGGACGCAAAGTCGTTTTCTTTTGCCTAGTTGGTTTGGCGTAGGAACAGCCTTGGCAGCTGAAGTTGAAGCAGATTCTGATCAATTAATTCTATTGCGCACACTTAATCAACGCTGGCCTTTTTTTCGAATGTTGATTTCTAAAGTTGAGATGACTCTTTCCAAAGTTGACTTGGAACTTGCTCATCATTATATGGCGAGTTTAGGGAGTGCAGATAATCGAGAGGCCTTTAATGGGATCTTCGAAATTATTGCTAAGGAATATGGCCTTACTAGGAAATTGATTCTTGATATTACTGGTCACAAAAGACTACTTGGAGCAGATCCTGCGCTTCAGTTATCGGTTGACCTCCGTAATCGCACTATTGTTCCTCTTGGTTTTCTCCAAGTGGCATTACTTAAGAGATTGCGTGATCAGAATCGTCAGCCCCCTATAAGTGAATCTCCTTCCTCAATGTCAGATGGAAGAACCTATAGCCGTAGTGAGCTTCTTAGGGGTGCATTACTAACTATTAATGGAATTGCTGCGGGAATGCGTAATACGGGTTGATAAAACTTTGTTTCGTTTGACACCTAATTCTTCTTCGCCAGAACTCCCTATTGGCTTTAGCTTGGATTGGGAAAAAGTACCCAATCCTGATGATTTGAATCGATTACTTTCTTTGTGCCATGAATCAACACATCCTAATGAGAAATTGACTTTAGCTTTACAAAGGAGTTTTTGCCATTTGAGTATATTAGAAGAAAAGACATTCAAGCTTGTTGGCTTCGTGAGAGCTACTAGTGACATGGGGTTAAATGCAAATCTTTGGAATCTTGTAGCTCTTCCTGGTCAACAGCAACATCATTTCTTTTCGGTGTTAATTTTTCAAATGCTTGGAACTTTGAAGCGTCAGATGCCTGGATGTAGCATTTCTGTTTCTGGTTCCTCTATGGCGTTAGGAGCTTTGAAGGATTATGGTTTTTTAGTGGACCCAGGGGGAATTAGAGCTATGGGGTTAAGGCTCAAATAAGCCTTGTTGAATTTCAAAGATTTACGAGCATGGAGGGACTCGAACCCCCGACCCTCAGAACCGGAATCTGATGCTCTATCCAACTGAGCTACATGCCCTTGATAAGGCCTCGTACCACTAATAGAGCAAGACTCATCAGTGGCATATATCAAGTTACCTTAATCACAAGCTGCTAACACTTCCATGCGGCTTCAACGGCTAGAACTAAGTGGGTTTCGAAACTATGAGAGCCTTCAGTTGGATTTGACTGAACGCAGGCTATTGATCACTGGACCTAATGGAACTGGAAAATCAAATCTCTTAGAGGCTGTAGAGCTCGTTGGTAGTTTGCGCTCTCACCGTTGTAGCAGAGATCAAGATCTTATTAATTGGGATTCAAATAAGGCGATAATTCGTGCGATTGCAAATGATAATGAAAGCCTTGAGCTGGAACTGAAACGAAAGGGTGGGCGCCAAGCAAGAAGAAACGAAAAGCTCCTTGGCAGGCAACTGGATTTAATTGGCCCCTTGAGGTGTGTTGGTTTTAGTTCTCTTGATCTTGAATTGGTAAGGGGTGAACCTAGCCTTAGAAGAAATTGGTTGGATCGAGTTGTACAGCAACTGGAACCAATTTATTCAGACTTGATTACGAGATATACCAAGCTTTTAAGACAAAGATCTCAACTATGGCGAAATTGGCAGCAATGGTCATCAATCCATGAGAGGGACTCGATGCTTGATGCTTTCGATGTTCAATTGGCCTTAGTAAGTACTCGTATACATCGTCGGCGGGCTAGAGCTTTGGCACATTTACAGCCATTGGCTGCAACTTGGCAACAGACACTTAGTAAAGGTCAAGAAAGTTTGGAGTTGGTTTATATGCCTGGAAGTTGTTTAGAGGGGGAAGAGGCTGAGCAGCCTTGGAGATTTTCCATTGAAAAGCAGCTATTAGCTCAGCGCGCAGATGAGGAGAGATTAGGCGCTTGTCGCGTTGGTCCTCATCGGGATGAAGTGGGCCTTTTACTCAATGGAGTTGTCGCTAGGCGCTTTGCTTCTTCCGGGCAACAACGCACTGTTGTTCTTGCATTGAAACTTGCAGAACTTGAATTGGTTGGGCAGGTCTTTGGAGAGCCCCCTTTATTGTTGCTTGATGATGTGTTGGCTGAATTAGATCCGATGAGACAGATGCTCTTGCTTAAGGCTGTAGGGGAGACTCATCAATGTTTAGTAAGTGCCACCCACCTGCAATTGTTTGAGGGTGATTGGCAAAAGCATTCTCAAGTGCTTCGAGCTGAGTCGCTTAATTCAATTTGAGGCGTCAGTTAAGGTAGTCAGCCTTTCCCCTTGGCCAGATGGAGCACATTTTGTCTTGCCTGCATCCGAATCCAGGATGGGACCATGCTGACTGTCAGGAGTTTTCTTGCTCAGCTGCTGATGGTTCGACAGATATGGTTGGCAAGCATTGCATCCTCGAATTGTATGAATGCGATAAAGCAAAACTGAATGACGAAGCGTTTTTGAGGACTTCTATAACATCAGCTGCAAAGGGGGCTGGGGCAACACTTTTAAATTTAATTACTCATCGATTTGAGCCCCAAGGGGTCACTGGTTTGGCTCTTTTAGCTGAATCCCATATTTCCATTCATACATGGCCAGAAAGTGGTTATGCAGCAGTCGATGTATTTACTTGTGGAGATCACACAATGCCAGAACTGGCATGCGAGTTTTTAAGGCGAGAGTTTTCTGCTAAAAGTTTCTCTCTAAAAAGCTTTAAGAGAGAAACGCCTGAATCCTTAACAAAGGAAATTAGAACTCCAATAGAAACTTCTGGCAGATATCGCAACAGCTAAGATCTGAAAATTTATTATTTTTTAGATCTTATTTTGATTGAGCGGTTTAACTTTCCACTGATTAATCCTTCAAGATCTAAAGTTACTGTATTGAATCCTAGTTTAAGGAAATAGTCTACAATTTCTTTTCTATTTATGTTATATAGGAAGTCGCCAATGCGCTCCGAAGGTAATTCAATAGATGCGCTTAAGCCTTGAACTCTTACTCTTGATATAGGGAATCCATTGTTTCTTAGCCAGCTTTCTGCTTTATTCACTTGAGATAAAAGTTCAGAGCTGATCATTTGCCCATATGGAAAGCGTGACGATAAACATGGTTGTGCTGGTTTTTCCCACCAGGGGAATCCAAGTGCTTTTGAAATTTTGCGAACACCAATCTTCGAGATGCCTAAATCTGCTAATGGTGAAATTACGCCTGCTTTTTTTGCTGCTTCGATCCCTGGACGATAATCGGCAAGGTCATCATGGTTGACTCCATCAATAACCTGTGAGCCTTGGGAGGCTTGTGCAATGACCTTCAAATGTGTATGCAGTTCCTTTTTGCATGCAAAACAACGATCTTCTGGGTTCTCGTTATACCCAGGATCTTTTAGTTCATTGGTTTCACACTCAATATGACGAATGCCTATCCATAAGGCTTGTTTTCTTGCTTCAACTAGAAGATGGGGTGCCAAGGCTGGAGATACACCTGTAATGGCTAAAGCATCTGTGCCTAGTTGTTCTTGCGCTATGGCTGTGACAAGAGTGCTATCCACGCCTCCTGAATAGGCAACACAAACATGCTTCAGTTGTGCAATATTCTTTCGTAAGAGATTCAGTTGGTCTTGTTCGAATTTCGGTAGAGCCTCCAATTGGCGAAACAAGCTACCTTTTGCATTTCGTTCAACCATCATTTCTCTCGTCTTGTTCTGGTTAAGCTCCAAAAGTAAATCGATCCTTAGATGGAGTCATCAACGGACAAAGGAAGCAATTCAACAACTAGTCAATCTTCTCGAGCCAAAAGGGCTAGAGGGATTGGGATTGTAACGGCTTCTGATAGTCAGGAGCGATTACAGGGCCAGCTTCACGTTTATGACGGTGATGGGAAGGGGAAAAGTCAGGCTGCCTTAGGTGTTGTTTTACGCACGATTGGATTGGGCATATGTGAAAAAAGGCGTACAAGAGTTTTGTTATTAAGGTTTTTGAAGGGGCCTGGGCGCTCTTACGACGAGGATGCTGCGATTGAGGCTCTGCAGCAGGGCTTCCCTCATTTAATTGATCAGGTCCGTACTGGACGGGGAGATTTTTTTACTGCTGAAGAGGTAACCAAATTTGATCTTCAGGAGGCTCGTCGAGGTTGGGATATCGCAAAGGGAGCTATCGCAAGTGCTCTTTATTCGGTCGTTGTACTTGATGAGTTAAACCCTGTTTTGGACCTTGACTTGTTACCTGTAGAAGATGTTGTCCAAACACTTAAAAGTAGACCTGCAGGCATGGAAATAATTATTACTGGTAGAGCTGCGCCAAAGGATTTAATTCAAGTCGCTGATTTGCATTCAGAAATGCGTGCACATAGGCGGCCTGAAAATAGTGAAATTAACATTTCAAATCTACATATGAATGGAGGAATTGAGGTTTATACAGGAGAAGGAAAGGGGAAATCTACCAGTGCATTAGGTAAGGCTTTGCAGGCCATAGGTAAAGGAATTAGCCAGGATAAAAGTCATCGAGTATTGATTTTGCAATGGTTGAAAGGCGGAACTGGTTATACCGAGGATGCAGCAATTGAGGCTCTCCGCGAGAGTTACCCGCATTTAGTTGATCATCTTCGCTCTGGGAGGGATGCGATTGTTTGGAGAGGGCAACAAAAACCGATTGATTATGTTGAAGCTGAAAGAGCTTGGGAGATAGCTAGGGCTGCAATAACTAGCGGACTCTATAAAACAGTTATACTTGATGAATTGAACCCAAGTGTTGATTTAGAATTACTACCTGTTGAACCAATTGTTCAAACTTTGCTGCGTAAGCCAGCCGAAACTGAAGTGGTAATTACTGGAAGATGTAAAAATCCCCCCGCTTATTTTGATTTAGCAAGTGTCCATTCCGAAATGGTTTGTCATAAGCACTATGCAGAACAAGGAGTTGACCTTAAGCGGGGTGTGGATTATTAGTTTCTGCATTCCATGCATCTATCCCTCCAATTACATTAATTCCTTTAATGCCATGGCGAGAAAGCTCTCGAATGGCTTTAAGGGACCTATGACCACTTTTGCAATGGATAAAGAGTTTTCGCCCTTTAGCCATTGCTTTGATTTCTTCTACTAATTCCCCATTCTCTATTTGTGAAAGAGGGTATAGTTTAGCCCCTTTGATGGAAGATATTTGATTTTCATGAGGCATTCTTACATCTATAAGAATTATTGAGTCTGGGTTTTCCGACATCATAATTTTTAACTTTCCAGCTGATATGGTTTCAATCTGATTAGTGATTTCAAGATCTTTGCTTGTATCCTTTGATTGGCAAAATTTCTTGTAGTCGATTAAATTAGTTATTTTTGCACTATTGGGATTTTTCTTGAGCTTTAGTTCTCTAAAATGCATATTTAGTGCATTAAAAACCAGCAATCTTCCGTTTAAAATGGATCCAATCTCTGTAATTATTTTGATAACTTCAGAGGCCTGTATAACACCAATTAATCCAGGCACTACTCCTATAACACCAGCCTGTGCACATGAAGGAATCAGTTCTTCTGGGGGAGGCACAGGCAGTAGATCCCTATAGTTTGGGCTATTTTTCGTAAGATTAAATACTGAAACTTGCCCTTCAAACTGCTGGACTGAGCCATAGACATTTGGCTTCTCTAGGATCACACATGCATCATTTAATAAATAACGTGATGGGAAATTGTCTGTACAATCGCAAACAATATCATAGGGTTTAATTATTTCTAGAGCATTTGTTGGCGAGATCTTTTCATTGTATAAGTTTATCTGGCAAAAAGGGTTGATTTCAAGTAAGCGTGCTTTGGCAGATGCAGTTTTGTTTTCCCCTATCCACTCGGTTGAATGGATTATTTGCCTCTGAAGATTGGATTCTTCAACAATATCAAAATCTACTATTCCTATTTTGCCGACTCCTGCAGAAGCTAGATAAAGCAAAAGAGGTGAGCCAAGTCCGCCACTTCCTACGCAAAGAACTGAAGAGGCTTTGAGTTTCTTTTGTCCTTCAATCCCAATCTCTGCAAGTGAGAGGTGCCTTGCGTATCGCAGCAGCTCTTTATTACTTAAAGAAGTTTCGTCGGCAATGTCATGGGCCATTTATTTTGTCCTTGCTTTCACTATGCTCTTACTAGTTCTCAAAATGCGCCACTCGCTTAGGTGCAGAGGACTGGCCTCCTGGGAGCCACCAGGATTGAATTAGTCCAGTTTTTGAAAGAATCACCATAAGCCTTGGAGAAGATGCCCAGAAACGATCTGTACGTGAAGGTATAGCTTCTCCCAATGGGTGAGAGTGTGCTGACCCTAAAACTTCCCAATTGTGCTTCCGAGCCCAACGTTGTGCGTGTAATTGTTCTCTTGGGTCAATTAAAAAATGGTTGGCTTTGGAAAAATGGTCATCGCGGTTAAATCTTTGAGGATTGAGCCGTTCAATTAGGGCGAATGAGTTGTCTCCCCAAATATTGCAGCATGGCCAGATAAGTCGAACATTCCAGATCTTCTTTGACCCTGATATATCAGATTTTTCGTGGTCTCCTACTAATAGTGCGCAGCCTTCTTGCGGTGCTACTGCAAGCAGACTTTCACGGAGAACTATCAGGCAATCGCCATCGAATTTCAGAACCCCTGGCATTACATAGATGTATTCGATATTCTCAACACATATTTGCATTCAGTGTTGTGTTCATGAGCGACTCAAGTCCTGAGGCAAGCAATGCCTCGACTAACGACACTTCCAGTATGGGCAATGAAACTAGCAACGGCGATGAGAACAGTTTCTCAGAGCGATACAGCCAGGTAATGGGATCAGTCAATCAGACCCTTAATCAAGTTGATTGGGGGCAAATGGGTAAATACGGAAAAGCGGTTGGAATTATTGCTGTTGTAGTCATTGCACAGGTGATTATTAAAGGTGTAATTGACACCATTAATCTCCTGCCTGTAGTCCCAGGGCTTCTTGAGTTGCTGGGAGTTGTGGTTCTTGGGCAGTGGAGTTGGCAGAATTTGACTACTAGTGAAAAGCGCAACGCTGTCTTTGAGAGGGTTCAAAATCTCCGTAAGGAGTATTTGGGTTAATTATTTAGGCTTTGCTTTCAATTTAAAGTTTTGCGATTAGCCGTTCCAAACTTTTTAGTCTGGAATAGCATTGTTTTTGATATGAACCACCAAAAAGATTTGCATGATTCAACAGATGATAGAAATTGTATAGCTCAATTCTTGTTTCGGCAGATTTAGGTAAAGGCCAGACTTTTTCATATGCAAGATAAAAATCCTGTGAGAATCCTCCGAATAATTTGGTCATTGCAATATCTACCTCTCTATCAGCCCACCATGATGCTGGATCTATGAGCACACCTCTGCCATCTTCTAATGAAAAGGCATTACCACTCCATAAATCACCATGAACTAATGATGGTTTTGGTTGGTGATCATTAAGGAAATTTGTTAGACCTTCAAGTGTCTGCTTGATACCTGACAGCTCTAATCCCCAAGATCTTGCAAGACTTAATTGTGGATTTAATCTTAGTTTGACAAAACAGTCTCCCCAACATTTTTCCCAGCCTCCTGGCTGTGGCCCTGCACCAATAAATCCGTCTTCATTCCAGCCATAGTTGCCAGGGTTTTGTAACGCAGAAGATTGGTGTAATTTGGCAAGGCCACTCCCTAGAGTTCTTTGACTTTTGTTTTCTAACTTCAGCCAAGGTAGAACTAACACTGCTGAGTTCGAGATTTGCTGAACACATATTGGCTGCGGAATATGCATTAAGACTGGATCAGCAAAGCGTTTGAGAATGTTCAGGCCCTCTGCTTCTACTAAGAACATTGGTAGAGCAGATTTTGGACCACACTTCACGAACAGTTTTTCATCTTTTTCAAGGGTCAGCTTCCACGCCTGATGAAATGATCCTCCTGATATAGCTTCAGTTACTTTAATTTTTTTATTTGCCAAAGCTTTAGTGTTGGCAAATAGTTCTTCCCAAATTACTTTGTTCATAAGATCATCTCTTTAGGTTTTTTCTCCGTTGGTTCATGCTTGAGGAACCTGTCGTAGTTATAGGTGGAGGGGTTGCTGGACTCACTGCAGCAGCTTTGTTAGCGCATAAAGGTATTCAAGTAACTCTGTTGGAAAGTCATCATCAGGTAGGTGGTTGTGCAGGTACTTTTCAGCGGGGGCCTTATGTTTTTGATGTAGGTGCAACTCAGGTTGCTGGTTTTGAGCCAGGGGGTATCCACAGCAGAATCTTTAACTTTTTGAACTTACCTTTGCCTAATGCTGAGGTTTTAGATCCAGCTTGTTTAGTTGACTTGGGTGACGGGTCAGAGCTCATAAGGCTTTGGTATGACCCTAAGCAATGGAAAGAAGAACAAGAATTGCATTTTCCTGGAGCGCAATCCTTTTGGAAGTTGTGTGCTGGTTTACATAAAAGTAATTGGGGTTTTGTTAGTAGGGATCCTGTTCTCCCTGTGCGTGATAGTTGGGATTTTGTACAGCTTTTGCAAGCACTGCGGATAGAAAATTTGCCTTCTGCATTGTTTAGTCGGCTTTCTGTTGGAGATCTGATGAGTTTGGCCGGTTGCGCCCAAGATGATCGACTCAGGAGATTTTTGGACTTACAACTTCGTCTTTATTCTCAAGAGCCAGCGAATCGCACAGCAGCTCTTTATGGAGCAACTGTATTGCAAATGGCTCAGGCCCCTCTTGGACTATGGCACCTTGAAGGCTCTATGCAGGTACTGAGTGAATTGTTATTGGAGAGCTTTAAGAGAGATGGAGGTGAATTACTTTTAAATCACCGAGTAGTGTCTCTAGATATTATGTCTAAAGGCTTTGATTGGGAGTTAAATGTAATCAGATTTAGACGAAATGCTGTTACTATTAATGCACGTGATGTTGTATTTAGCTTGCCTCCCCAGTGCCTTTTAAGTTTGGCTCCGCAACATTTATTAAGGAAATATCCAGCATATTTCAATTGCCTTTTAGAATTACCTTGTCCTAGTGGAGCTCTTGTTTTATATGGTGCGGTTGAACGTCACTCACTGCCTCAACTCTCTTCTTCTCACATTCAACTAAGTAATGAAG harbors:
- a CDS encoding cob(I)yrinic acid a,c-diamide adenosyltransferase codes for the protein MESSTDKGSNSTTSQSSRAKRARGIGIVTASDSQERLQGQLHVYDGDGKGKSQAALGVVLRTIGLGICEKRRTRVLLLRFLKGPGRSYDEDAAIEALQQGFPHLIDQVRTGRGDFFTAEEVTKFDLQEARRGWDIAKGAIASALYSVVVLDELNPVLDLDLLPVEDVVQTLKSRPAGMEIIITGRAAPKDLIQVADLHSEMRAHRRPENSEINISNLHMNGGIEVYTGEGKGKSTSALGKALQAIGKGISQDKSHRVLILQWLKGGTGYTEDAAIEALRESYPHLVDHLRSGRDAIVWRGQQKPIDYVEAERAWEIARAAITSGLYKTVILDELNPSVDLELLPVEPIVQTLLRKPAETEVVITGRCKNPPAYFDLASVHSEMVCHKHYAEQGVDLKRGVDY
- the crtD gene encoding C-3',4' desaturase CrtD, which encodes MLEEPVVVIGGGVAGLTAAALLAHKGIQVTLLESHHQVGGCAGTFQRGPYVFDVGATQVAGFEPGGIHSRIFNFLNLPLPNAEVLDPACLVDLGDGSELIRLWYDPKQWKEEQELHFPGAQSFWKLCAGLHKSNWGFVSRDPVLPVRDSWDFVQLLQALRIENLPSALFSRLSVGDLMSLAGCAQDDRLRRFLDLQLRLYSQEPANRTAALYGATVLQMAQAPLGLWHLEGSMQVLSELLLESFKRDGGELLLNHRVVSLDIMSKGFDWELNVIRFRRNAVTINARDVVFSLPPQCLLSLAPQHLLRKYPAYFNCLLELPCPSGALVLYGAVERHSLPQLSSSHIQLSNEDLGSIFISISRDGDGRAPIGYATITASIFTKVSEWSELSESDYQARKKDSLFAIRGAVECWLGIPSDHWLHQELATPKSFAKWTGRPKGIVGGLGQTPNNFGPFGLASRSPIDGLWLCGDSIHPGEGTAGVSQSALMAIRQLLAKRGSQLSFP
- a CDS encoding N-acetyltransferase; the protein is MELLRECVIRVDKTLFRLTPNSSSPELPIGFSLDWEKVPNPDDLNRLLSLCHESTHPNEKLTLALQRSFCHLSILEEKTFKLVGFVRATSDMGLNANLWNLVALPGQQQHHFFSVLIFQMLGTLKRQMPGCSISVSGSSMALGALKDYGFLVDPGGIRAMGLRLK
- the recF gene encoding DNA replication/repair protein RecF (All proteins in this family for which functions are known are DNA-binding proteins that assist the filamentation of RecA onto DNA for the initiation of recombination or recombinational repair.) translates to MRLQRLELSGFRNYESLQLDLTERRLLITGPNGTGKSNLLEAVELVGSLRSHRCSRDQDLINWDSNKAIIRAIANDNESLELELKRKGGRQARRNEKLLGRQLDLIGPLRCVGFSSLDLELVRGEPSLRRNWLDRVVQQLEPIYSDLITRYTKLLRQRSQLWRNWQQWSSIHERDSMLDAFDVQLALVSTRIHRRRARALAHLQPLAATWQQTLSKGQESLELVYMPGSCLEGEEAEQPWRFSIEKQLLAQRADEERLGACRVGPHRDEVGLLLNGVVARRFASSGQQRTVVLALKLAELELVGQVFGEPPLLLLDDVLAELDPMRQMLLLKAVGETHQCLVSATHLQLFEGDWQKHSQVLRAESLNSI
- a CDS encoding M67 family metallopeptidase, producing MPGVLKFDGDCLIVLRESLLAVAPQEGCALLVGDHEKSDISGSKKIWNVRLIWPCCNIWGDNSFALIERLNPQRFNRDDHFSKANHFLIDPREQLHAQRWARKHNWEVLGSAHSHPLGEAIPSRTDRFWASSPRLMVILSKTGLIQSWWLPGGQSSAPKRVAHFEN
- the larE gene encoding ATP-dependent sacrificial sulfur transferase LarE → MVERNAKGSLFRQLEALPKFEQDQLNLLRKNIAQLKHVCVAYSGGVDSTLVTAIAQEQLGTDALAITGVSPALAPHLLVEARKQALWIGIRHIECETNELKDPGYNENPEDRCFACKKELHTHLKVIAQASQGSQVIDGVNHDDLADYRPGIEAAKKAGVISPLADLGISKIGVRKISKALGFPWWEKPAQPCLSSRFPYGQMISSELLSQVNKAESWLRNNGFPISRVRVQGLSASIELPSERIGDFLYNINRKEIVDYFLKLGFNTVTLDLEGLISGKLNRSIKIRSKK
- the moeB gene encoding molybdopterin-synthase adenylyltransferase MoeB encodes the protein MAHDIADETSLSNKELLRYARHLSLAEIGIEGQKKLKASSVLCVGSGGLGSPLLLYLASAGVGKIGIVDFDIVEESNLQRQIIHSTEWIGENKTASAKARLLEINPFCQINLYNEKISPTNALEIIKPYDIVCDCTDNFPSRYLLNDACVILEKPNVYGSVQQFEGQVSVFNLTKNSPNYRDLLPVPPPEELIPSCAQAGVIGVVPGLIGVIQASEVIKIITEIGSILNGRLLVFNALNMHFRELKLKKNPNSAKITNLIDYKKFCQSKDTSKDLEITNQIETISAGKLKIMMSENPDSIILIDVRMPHENQISSIKGAKLYPLSQIENGELVEEIKAMAKGRKLFIHCKSGHRSLKAIRELSRHGIKGINVIGGIDAWNAETNNPHPA
- a CDS encoding CAAD domain-containing protein — encoded protein: MSDSSPEASNASTNDTSSMGNETSNGDENSFSERYSQVMGSVNQTLNQVDWGQMGKYGKAVGIIAVVVIAQVIIKGVIDTINLLPVVPGLLELLGVVVLGQWSWQNLTTSEKRNAVFERVQNLRKEYLG
- a CDS encoding fructosamine kinase family protein, translated to MNKVIWEELFANTKALANKKIKVTEAISGGSFHQAWKLTLEKDEKLFVKCGPKSALPMFLVEAEGLNILKRFADPVLMHIPQPICVQQISNSAVLVLPWLKLENKSQRTLGSGLAKLHQSSALQNPGNYGWNEDGFIGAGPQPGGWEKCWGDCFVKLRLNPQLSLARSWGLELSGIKQTLEGLTNFLNDHQPKPSLVHGDLWSGNAFSLEDGRGVLIDPASWWADREVDIAMTKLFGGFSQDFYLAYEKVWPLPKSAETRIELYNFYHLLNHANLFGGSYQKQCYSRLKSLERLIAKL
- the speD gene encoding adenosylmethionine decarboxylase, which gives rise to MEHILSCLHPNPGWDHADCQEFSCSAADGSTDMVGKHCILELYECDKAKLNDEAFLRTSITSAAKGAGATLLNLITHRFEPQGVTGLALLAESHISIHTWPESGYAAVDVFTCGDHTMPELACEFLRREFSAKSFSLKSFKRETPESLTKEIRTPIETSGRYRNS